In the genome of Colletes latitarsis isolate SP2378_abdomen chromosome 9, iyColLati1, whole genome shotgun sequence, one region contains:
- the LOC143345481 gene encoding uncharacterized protein LOC143345481 translates to MVGHSHGKLFQCGFCRKQFSRSTALKDHLQVHESYKAFVCNHCGLRFQEKDQLKVHRAEAHPIRRSFECSVCKKKLLHRQSLRDHKLMHRNVKPFECSICKKRFLRPSSLRAHMVVHTADLPFECDLCPAKFKRSSVLKTHKLTHTGVRRFECDICKRRFHLKGALKHHILSHYGVRPYKCEDCGKSYRRSWGLKVHRYRHTGVKRFECDYCKSRFSVKTKLAKHIYGHIGEKPYKCDFCGRQYGERYQLKAHKCVAAVRSLSRTKIERAFSDSITQIVFFRPKSSRSLPNSNSNR, encoded by the exons GTCGACAGCCCTGAAGGATCACTTGCAGGTTCACGAGTCCTACAAGGCCTTCGTCTGCAACCACTGCGGTCTTCGATTTCAA GAGAAGGACCAGTTGAAGGTCCATCGAGCAGAGGCACATCCAATCCGAAGATCGTTCGAGTGCTCGGTGTGCAAGAAGAAGCTACTCCATCGTCAGTCGTTGCGCGACCATAAGCTGATGCACAGGAACGTGAAACCGTTCGAGTGCTCGATCTGCAAGAAGAGGTTCCTGCGTCCGAGCAGCCTTAGGGCCCACATGGTCGTCCATACCGCGGACCTGCCCTTCGAGTGCGACCTCTGTCCCGCCAAGTTCAAGCGGTCGTCGGTGCTCAAGACCCACAAGCTGACGCACACGGGCGTGAGAAGGTTCGAGTGCGACATCTGTAAGCGTCGTTTTCACTTAAAAGGCGCCCTGAAGcaccacatactatcgcattacg GCGTGAGGCCCTACAAGTGCGAGGATTGTGGGAAGAGTTACAGGAGATCGTGGGGCCTGAAGGTCCACAGGTACCGTCACACGGGCGTGAAACGGTTCGAGTGCGATTATTGCAAGTCGCGATTCAGCGTGAAGACGAAGCTGGCGAAGCACATTTACGGTCACATCGGCGAGAAACCGTACAAATGCGATTTCTGTGGGCGCCAGTACGGCGAACGGTATCAACTCAAGGCCCACAAATGCGTGGCTGCCGTTCGAAGCCTGTCGAGAACGAAGATCGAGCGTGCATTTTCGGACTCGATCACTCAGATCGTATTCTTCCGACCGAAATCGTCGAGGAGCTTACCAAACTCGAACAGCAATCGATGA